From Mobula birostris isolate sMobBir1 unplaced genomic scaffold, sMobBir1.hap1 scaffold_729, whole genome shotgun sequence, one genomic window encodes:
- the LOC140193696 gene encoding uncharacterized protein, producing MPKVRAVKGERHAKSKGGEEGAPSKVRMVRRSAMPNFCGTGNAEGGGCGVGDDGVGHTNTSPLPQTWLKPGGKLLITDYCCGELPWSASFEEYVRQRGYILYTVPRYGKLLEEAGFVRVLAQDRTKQFLDVLEVELRDLEENKTAFLQDFAEDDYCYIVRGWQAKMSRCEAGDQRWGLFYAEKPGDGEGSPPPGAGERISA from the exons atGCCAAAAGTAAGGGCGGTGAAGGGGGAGCGCCATGCCAAAAGtaagggaggtgaggagggagcgccgtCCAAAGTAAGGATGGTGAGGAGGAGCGCCATGCCAAA CTTTTGTGGAACGGGGAACGCTgaggggggagggtgtggggtgggtgACGATGGCGTGGGACATACTAatacctcccctctccctcagacCTGGTTGAAACCCGGTGGGAAGTTGCTGATCACCGACTACTGTTGTGGTGAGCTGCCGTGGTCAGCTAGCTTTGAGGAGTACGTGCGCCAGCGGGGATACATCCTGTACACCGTCCCGCGCTACGGAAAG CTGCTGGAGGAGGCGGGATTCGTGCGCGTCCTGGCACAGGACCGGACGAAACAGTTCCTGGACGTGCTGGAAGTGGAACTGAGGGACCTGGAGGAGAACAAGACGGCCTTCCTGCAG GACTTCGCGGAGGACGATTACTGCTATATCGTGCGGGGCTGGCAGGCGAAGATGTCCCGCTGTGAGGCCGGGGACCAGCGCTGGGGCCTGTTCTATGCCGAGAAGCCGGGGGACGGCGAGGGCAGCCCGCCCCCCGGCGCCGGGGAGCGGATCTCCGCCtaa